The following coding sequences are from one Schizosaccharomyces osmophilus chromosome 1, complete sequence window:
- the vac7 gene encoding PAS complex subunit Vac7, producing MKIPESKPMQMSVETETVMNVSQVQISGSCSKKPSFEALKSKKNSSKKKKVSVPNVITSKSAMFAARVASAVDQDSNDEESENFVYESVNSPYDEDSQHSPSNSIRSLQACNLPLEMLPPINHVSHYGATSSNGTSLGASNWSPKIVPKRSAKFSSIPAAASTDMKSMSPTATTRGLASHLPNHIPSTKTHLLQKDNSQSWHTHHSRFLSENLSKSDSSSTSHSRYFLSKRLFILLLLAGIFLFLLLYVFYMPNFI from the exons atgaaaatcCCAGAGTCGAAACCAATGCAAATGTCCGTGGAAACGGAAACTGTCATGAACGTTTCGCAGGTCCAAATATCTGGAAGTTGCTCGAAAAAACCTTCCTTTGAAGCTTTAAAgtcaaagaagaatagctccaagaagaaaaaggtttcAGTGCCGAATG TCATAACTTCGAAGTCAGCAATGTTTGCTGCGAGAGTTGCGTCTGCTGTTGACCAAGATTCCAACGATGAGGAGAGCGAGAACTTTGTATACGAAAGTGTGAATTCTCCATATGATGAAGATTCTCAACATTCTCCGTCCAATTCTATCAGATCCTTACAGGCTTGCAATCTTCCGTTGGAAATGTTACCGCCAATCAATCATGTTTCTCATTATGGTGCTACTAGCTCAAATGGTACTTCCCTTGGTGCTTCCAATTGGTCTCCAAAGATTGTTCCTAAACGATCAGcaaagttttcttctattcCTGCTGCTGCGTCTACTGACATGAAAAGTATGAGTCCCACTGCCACAACTCGTGGGCTCGCCTCACATTTGCCAAATCATATCCCAAGTACCAAGACTCATTTGTTACAAAAGGATAACAGCCAATCTTGGCACACACATCACAGTCGATTTCTGAGTGAAAACCTCTCGAAATCGGATTCATCCTCCACCTCCCATTCTAGGTATTTCCTGTCGAAGCgattatttattcttctgCTTTTAGCTGGTATTTTCCTGTTCCTTTTACTGTACGTTTTTTACATGCcgaattttatttaa
- the ppm1 gene encoding leucine carboxyl methyltransferase, involved in regulation of PPA2, translated as MEVLETDLDALKCRMSATKMGYIDDPYIQYFLPKRSIHKPPIINRGTYVRTWSIDHVLINFLNKIEGKKQIISLGAGTDTRAFRFLAKLPKESIKFIELDLYPNCVRKVQSIAKHEALHAKLGDYTLDATKGILLSDSLDILPFDIRRIPEAGLPDRADRSLPTIVLSECCLCYLEPNEANSICQWFQERFSCIGILVYEPIQGMDSFGKMMKSNLASRGIYLKTLESYNTIEDQETRFTDNGFQHTTALDFAALEREWIPEIEKQRIAKIEMLDELEEWYLLAKHYCLVFTTSQSLHEKLNL; from the exons ATGGAGGTATTAGAAACGGATTTGGATGCATTAAAATGCAGGATGAGCGCAACGAAAATGGGATACATTGATGATCCATATATACAATATTTTCTCCCAAAGCGTTCGATCCATAAACCTCCTATTATCAATCGTGGAACTTACGTTCGAACATGGTCTATTGATCATGTATTAATAAACTtcttaaacaaaattgaagGCAAAAAGCAGATAATATCTCTGGGAGCAGGAACAGATACTAGGGCCTTTCGCTTCTTG GCaaagcttccaaaagaaagtattAAGTTTATTGAGCTTGATTTATATCCGAATTGCGTCAGAAAAGTTCAGTCAATTGCAAAACACGAAGCTCTGCATGCAAAGTTGGGGGATTATACATTAG ATGCAACAAAGGGAATACTGCTTTCGGATTCGTTAGACATACTCCCGTTCGATATTCGTCGTATACCTGAAGCAGGTTTACCAGACAGGGCGGATCGAAGTTTACCTACTATTGTACTATCTGAATGCTGTTTATGTTATTTGGAGCCTAATGAAGCAAACTCTATTTGCCAGTGGTTTCAAGAACGTTTCTCATGCATTGGCATATTGGTTTATGAACCTATTCAAGGAATGGATAGTTTCGggaaaatgatgaagagcAACTTGGCA TCACGTGGGATTTACTTGAAAACGTTGGAGAGCTATAACACCATTGAAGATCAAGAAACCCGTTTTACAGACAATGGCTTCCAACATACTACAGCCTTGGATTTTGCCGCTCTTGAAAGGGAATGGATTccagaaatagaaaagcaaaggattgcaaaaattgaaatgtTAGACGAACTGGAAGAGTGGTATTTACTCGCTAAGCATTACTGCCTTGTTTTTACTACCAGTCAGTCTCTACACGAAAAACTAAACTTGTAA
- the dpb2 gene encoding DNA polymerase epsilon catalytic subunit B, Dpb2: MDTANKENKENVSASNLVNPVALRPVAFHVFTRKYDLNINRDSLQELAAYVSKRCGLQWRSQCEPLLDEIAKTWKRTHDSEPIVTKPLLSSLLTNLTVPHEARTSSFSRAPTLDSTNSLLRSSSTQVRDTLREDDYFRVIDAFQLPKRIYDSSRKIFVPSKTSPSLLAPASASVDMLHRRFHVVYSRILRNENFQNPSFSGSFSQTKSHQITPIRNLLGRSGGEFLLFGLLSLAPDGKLWLEDLDSQVQLDISKATFGFGHFCAGCLVLVNGQFMDSGVFLVTEVGHPPIERRETSLKALSQVDSFGSQLDANQVALLRHAEQAYKAPFVFLSEVHLDDTRCLQALEKVFQKYEYIELLPACIILCGSFTSTAFHNSGSSLDYKEGFNKLALIFAKFPKISRDCKVIFVPGPNDPWTTYGLSLMPKRAIPLHFVNRVQRICKNAIFTSNPCRISFFSQEIVIYRDDITGRFQRHGLKASQNAKSDTLPLEEQQLYQNRKLVKTILDQSHLSPFHPRTRPVLWDFDYSLSTFPLPNCLAIVDSQVPSFNVHYGGCLTLNPGPLILGLHYNWQELHPVTKQVISYQERL, from the exons ATGGACACAGCTaataaggaaaataaagaaaatgttaGTGCATCAAACTTGGTGAATCCTGTTGCACTACGACCAGTCGCGTTTCATGTATTTACCAGAAAATATGATTTAAACATTAATCGGGATTCCTTGCAAGAATTAGCTGCGTATGTATCGAAAAGATGTGGCTTGCAATGGCGAAGCCAGTGTGAACCACTCTTAGATGAAATTGCCAAGACTTGGAAGCGAACGCATG ACTCGGAACCAATTGTGACAAAACCTCTCTTATCCTCCTTGTTAACCAATTTGACCGTTCCTCATGAAGCACGTACATCTTCGTTTTCTCGGGCGCCAACGCTCGACTCAACTAATTCACTCTTACGTTCTAGCAGTACTCAAGTTCGAGATACTCTTCGCGAAGACGATTATTTCCGAGTCATTGATGCCTTTCAGCTTCCGAAGAGAATATATGACTCGAGCCGAAAAATCTTCGTTCCGTCGAAAACTAGTCCAAGCCTGCTGGCTCCAGCTTCTGCTTCTGTGGATATGCTTCACCGTAGGTTTCACGTAGTATATAGTCGAATTCTcagaaacgaaaatttccaaaaccCATCTTTTAGTGGATCATTTTCCCAAACAAAATCGCATCAAATTACGCCAATTAGAAATCTTTTAGGAAGATCTGGTGGTgagtttttgcttttcggACTTTTGTCGCTAGCACCTGATGGAAAACTTTGGTTAGAGGATTTGGACAGTCAAGTACAACTTGATATATCGAAAGCTACCTTTGGGTTTGGTCATTTTTGCGCCGGTTGCTTAGTTTTGGTTAACGGGCAGTTTATGGACTCTGGTGTTTTCTTGGTTACGGAAGTCGGCCATCCACCTATAGAAAGGAGGGAAACCTCTTTAAAAGCTCTCTCTCAAGTAGATTCCTTTGGATCCCAACTAGACGCTAATCAAGTCGCTTTACTCCGTCATGCTGAACAAGCTTATAAAGcgccttttgttttcctcaGCGAAGTCCATCTCGATGATACACGATGTCTACAGGCATtagaaaaagtatttcaaaaatacgAATACATCGAACTGCTACCTGCTTGTATCATTTTGTGCGGAAGTTTTACATCCACAGCATTTCACAACTCGGGTAGTTCCTTAGATTATAAAGAGGGATTCAATAAACTAGCTCTTATTTTTGCTAAATTCCCGAAGATTTCAAGAGATTGCAAAGTTATATTCGTTCCTGGTCCTAATGATCCTTGGACTACTTACGGTCTTTCGTTGATGCCAAAGCGTGCAATTCCTCTTCATTTTGTTAATCGTGTCCAAAGGATATGCAAAAATGCTATATTTACTTCTAATCCTTGTAgaatatctttcttttcccaGGAGATTGTAATCTATCGTGATGACATTACCGGAAGATTCCAAAGACATGGCTTAAAAGCTTCTCAAAACGCTAAATCTGACACGCTTCCTCTTGAGGAGCAACAGTTGTATCAAAACAGAAAG CTCGTGAAGACTATCCTAGATCAGTCGCATTTGTCTCCATTCCACCCTAGAACAAGGCCTGTGCTTTGGGACTTCGATTATTCCTTGAGtacttttcctttaccTAATTGT TTGGCAATTGTGGATTCCCAAGTTCCATCTTTCAATGTTCACTATGGCGGTTGTCTAACACTGAATCCGGGACCATTGATACTTGGTCTGCATTACAATTGGCAAGAACTCCATCCAGTTACCAAACAAGTTATCTCGTATCAAGAGCGTCTTTAA
- the los1 gene encoding karyopherin/importin-beta family nuclear import receptor Los1 — protein MSAQDVEKAVEVALDPSVDVGIKQQATDFIATVRASPEGWKVCQEIFVNKTAFREASRLVSLQILCEKASDWKKEVNGMELEMVKENVWAYVKEQKYLDDPAYIINAIQHLLTLLFIQLYPVRWNDFFQSLQSMAASSSQVEPSNFYLKMLLSIGEEVADSFIPKSTTRAQQSTAVKDAIRENDMSQIVSFVFEMMVAYSNAKSYSPVVLSLQVFGQWVSWINISLIVNEPCMNLLYSFLQVPELRCAACETITEIVNKKMKPLDKYSLLVLLNLNYFFTQFQEQSSDPTFDEHIAKLVNAQGVELLAIKSDPTEMTSETLENCSYQLYTLFPYLIRYLSDDYDETSSAVFPFLSDLLTSLRKESSSKPLTDSSKQLLTSLLQALAKKMTYDESQEWDDDPESEEEAEFQELRKKLKTFQDTINLIDHALYANFMYSVITSSISSAAAMPIENSWQLVEFALHETYIFGEGMRGPTAYVNEADKSPTPLSQILLLVIESQVGRHPHPLVQLLYMEILVRYSGFFEYQPSAIGPIMEYFVGPTGIHNSNERVRVRAWYLFYRFVRSVTKYVATYAESSLALLGDLLNIDVQPSTDIDSPEPTLNSSIRNSSFNSQLYLFETAGILISSGALPREEQVLFCDSLIDALLYKANSALSSNASSLESIISVYCSLMAIGNFAKGFPARDSQEIAWLSTFNKASDAIFSILNTMGFSEDIRSAVRFASGRIINVVGPDMLPKVPQLVSLLLSSISINELVDVLSFISQLIYIYKEAMMGVISNLLPSLLSTVFTSLSETPQGTDDAIKQSDLRKSYISFILHLLNKGFGSAFFAEQVQSYFDPLINSIIHFANLYGEPSTQKSSIALLSKMVSLWGGPDGIEGFERVIFGSLSPLCFEMPVNPVFNANDGQSHIVLGELANLQRTILEMCGESYRSYLLGVYFPTVNFPEMLASEYLQVLVNSDSRTFKQFFQKFIQAIKKGQA, from the coding sequence ATGTCGGCCCAGGATGTGGAAAAAGCTGTAGAAGTAGCATTAGACCCTTCCGTAGATGTAGGGATTAAACAGCAAGCTACAGACTTTATTGCTACAGTGCGGGCGTCCCCAGAAGGATGGAAGGTGTGTCAAGAGATTTTCGTGAATAAAACAGCTTTTAGAGAAGCTTCAAGATTAGTATCGCTTCAGATTTTGTGTGAAAAAGCTAGCgattggaaaaaagaagttaaTGGAATGGAGTTGGAAATggtcaaagaaaatgtgTGGGCTTATGTGAAGGAGCAAAAGTATTTGGATGATCCGGCTTATATTATAAATGCTATTCAACATTTATTGACATTGTTATTTATTCAGCTATACCCAGTAAGGTGGAATGATTTCTTCCAGTCTTTGCAAAGCATGGCTGCTTCATCATCTCAAGTAGAGCCctcaaatttttatttaaaaatgctTTTGTCCATTGGAGAAGAAGTTGCAGATTCCTTTATCCCAAAGTCAACAACGCGAGCTCAACAGAGCACAGCTGTCAAAGATGCGATCCGCGAAAATGACATGTCACAGATTGTgtcttttgtatttgagATGATGGTTGCGTATAGTAATGCCAAAAGTTATTCCCCGGttgttctttctcttcAGGTCTTTGGCCAGTGGGTTTCCTGGATTAACATCAGTTTGATAGTAAATGAGCCCTGTATGAACTTGCTTTATTCATTCCTTCAAGTTCCTGAACTTCGTTGTGCCGCTTGCGAAACGATAACAGAAATcgtcaacaaaaaaatgaaaccaCTTGATAAATACAGTCTGCTCGTCCTCCTCAATCTAAACTATTTCTTTACGCAGTTTCAGGAGCAATCAAGTGATCCTACTTTTGACGAGCATATTGCTAAACTTGTCAACGCTCAGGGCGTTGAGCTTCTTGCTATTAAATCCGATCCTACAGAAATGACTTCTGAGACTTTGGAAAACTGTTCATATCAGTTATACACTCTTTTCCCTTATCTTATTCGTTACTTATCCGATGACTACGATGAAACCTCTTCTGCGGTTTTTCCCTTCTTATCCGATTTACTTACTTCTCttagaaaagaatcatcCTCAAAACCACTTACGGACTCTAGCAAACAACTATTAACTTCGCTTTTACAAGCTCTTGCTAAGAAAATGACTTATGATGAGTCTCAAGAGTGGGATGACGATCCTGAAAGTGAAGAGGAAGCTGAGTTTCAAGAGCTCCgcaaaaaattgaagactTTTCAGGACACCATTAACTTAATTGATCATGCTCTTTACGCAAATTTTATGTATTCAGTCATTACCTCAAGTATATCCTCCGCTGCAGCAATGCCTATAGAAAATTCTTGGCAGCTTGTTGAATTTGCTTTGCATGAAACCTACATATTTGGAGAAGGTATGCGGGGACCAACCGCATATGTCAATGAGGCTGATAAAAGCCCAACTCCTCTCTCTCAAATCTTGCTTCTCGTCATTGAATCCCAAGTGGGACGGCATCCACATCCTCTTGTACAACTTTTGTACATGGAAATTTTAGTTCGATACTCTGGATTTTTTGAGTATCAGCCATCTGCCATTGGTCCAATAATGGAATATTTTGTTGGACCTACAGGCATACATAATTCTAACGAACGAGTACGCGTTCGTGCTTGGTATTTGTTTTACCGCTTCGTTCGTAGTGTTACTAAGTATGTTGCTACTTATGCAGAAAGTTCTCTTGCCTTGCTTGGTGATCTCCTTAATATAGACGTTCAACCTTCTACAGATATTGATTCCCCTGAACCAACTTTGAACTCTTCAATTAGAAACAGCTCATTTAATTCCCAGCTGTATCTATTTGAAACGGCTGGTATCCTTATTTCTTCTGGCGCATTGCCCAGAGAAGAACAAGTTCTCTTTTGTGATTCGTTAATAGACGCGTTGCTTTACAAAGCTAATTCAGCACTTTCCAGTAACGCTTCTTCTCTGGAGAGCATTATTTCTGTGTATTGTTCTCTGATGGCAATTGGAAATTTTGCCAAAGGCTTTCCTGCCCGCGATTCTCAGGAAATTGCTTGGCTTTCTACTTTTAACAAAGCTTCTGATGCAATTTTCTCTATTCTAAACACCATGGGTTTCAGTGAAGACATTCGGAGTGCCGTACGATTTGCATCGGGAAGAATTATTAATGTGGTCGGTCCGGACATGTTGCCAAAGGTTCCTCAGTTAGTATCTTTATTGCTGAGCTCAATCAGCATAAACGAATTGGTGGATGTTTTGTCTTTCATCAGTCAACTCATCTACATATATAAAGAAGCTATGATGGGAGTGATTTCAAACCTTCTTCCATCTTTACTCAGTACGGTGTTTACTTCTCTTTCAGAAACACCTCAGGGAACGGATGATGCTATAAAGCAAAGTGATTTGAGGAAATCAtatatttcatttattttacaCTTATTAAATAAAGGCTTTGGATCAGCATTCTTCGCTGAGCAAGTTCAAAGCTATTTTGATCCCCTTATAAATAGCATTATTCACTTTGCTAATTTATATGGTGAACCTTCTACACAAAAAAGTTCAATCGCTCTTTTATCaaaaatggtttctttATGGGGTGGCCCCGATGGTATAGAAGGATTTGAGAGAGTTATTTTCGGTTCACTGTCACCGTTGTGCTTTGAGATGCCAGTCAATCCAGTTTTTAATGCAAATGACGGGCAATCTCACATAGTGCTTGGCGAACTCGCAAATTTGCAGAGGACTATACTTGAAATGTGCGGCGAAAGTTATAGATCATATTTACTTGGAGTATATTTCCCTACTGTAAATTTCCCTGAAATGTTGGCATCGGAATATTTACAAGTATTGGTAAACTCGGATTCTAGGACATTcaagcaattttttcaaaaattcattcaggcaataaaaaaaggtcAGGCTTAA
- the fta3 gene encoding CENP-H-like protein Fta3, with protein MHLPTELQIQCQRLVGLLAGRSATTEKLDSEASDSGERFVLLQREDRTYHYWKEFTELLRILSLTATKDQEDEDKSAFFDAFESLTTLRSLQEEFSSSSSSKHSKAYVESLLQKQNHFSEENLQLEEEILDLNQNIQKERVLLQSIEPASQEVAANLLQHSSKNDVYRDSMESTHQELRMEKSRWEILRNVVQVIILESGLSFADNEHLLSIMEECGEQNYDHTV; from the coding sequence ATGCATCTTCCAACAGAGTTACAAATACAATGCCAACGACTTGTAGGCCTATTGGCAGGGCGGTCAGCAACAACTGAGAAGCTTGACTCCGAAGCTTCTGACTCTGGAGAAAGGTTTGTCTTGCTACAACGCGAGGATAGGACATATCATTATTGGAAAGAGTTTACAGAATTGCTTCGAATATTGTCGCTTACTGCTACGAAAGAtcaagaagatgaagataaAAGCGCCTTTTTTGACGCTTTTGAAAGTTTGACTACTTTACGATCGTTACAGGAGGAATtctcatcttcatcttcttctaaacACTCGAAGGCTTACGTTGAGTCGTTActccaaaagcaaaaccATTTTTCTGAGGAAAATTTGCAACTAGAAGAAGAGATATTGGACCTCAATCAAAATATTCAGAAGGAACGTGTTTTGTTGCAGTCGATTGAGCCGGCATCCCAAGAAGTTGCCGCGAATCTTTTGCAGCATTCTTCTAAAAATGACGTCTATCGTGATTCTATGGAAAGTACCCATCAAGAACTGAGGATGGAAAAAAGTCGATGGGAAATCTTACGCAACGTTGTTCAAGTGATTATCTTGGAATCTGGTTTATCTTTTGCTGACAATGAGCACCTACTTTCCATCATGGAAGAATGTGGGGAGCAAAACTATGATCATACAgtttaa
- the mpe1 gene encoding mRNA cleavage ubiquitin-protein ligase E3 Mpe1, giving the protein MSGVIYYKFKSQKDPSRVTFDGTVGMSVFDVKREIIQQKKLGSGLDFDLLLYNANTNEEYDDDTYIIPRSTSVIVRRVPAQKSGKGTAARYVSGAPRMTGNTRPELAKKPVPMLQKKPQPNTNASGDVSATKSAPGSSEEAAIQEMFQVSSDQWRETQDKMASATPIYKPNQRRIAASVPDKPPPPGYICYRCGLKGHWIQACPTNADPNYDGKPRVKRTTGIPRSFLKSIDAPAEGDTANIMINAEGEYVVAQPDQASWESYQARKVALTANDVYKMQPPDSSLACTICKKLAKNALRTPCCNQLFCEECIQTALLDTDFECPHCHEKDVLLDSLKADYQVQRKIESVVRSVLGTHNKESGDSNASVDSSGSSVNEKRKRDDEDEVSNPSKYSAKSSANYAKPSAQPAFRPGMPMPPGMPPLPHLQGFPAPFPPFMMPGFPQMPMMNSNEMSNNPYGPQSRMNYKTPNRSSHSPTPTNSTVQNNSSTNIA; this is encoded by the coding sequence ATGTCTGGTGTCAtttattataaatttaaatCTCAGAAGGATCCCTCACGGGTGACCTTTGATGGTACTGTAGGAATGTCGGTTTTTGATGTGAAACGTGAAATTATCcagcaaaaaaagttgGGAAGTGGTCTTGATTTCGATCTTTTGCTATACAATGCCAACACCAATGAAGAATATGATGACGATACATATATTATTCCCCGATCTACTTCTGTAATTGTGCGACGTGTTCCTGCTCAAAAGTCTGGCAAAGGTACGGCTGCCCGCTATGTAAGCGGTGCACCACGTATGACTGGAAACACGAGGCCAGAATTAGCCAAGAAACCGGTACCTATGCTACAAAAAAAGCCCCAGCCAAACACCAATGCATCTGGGGATGTATCTGCTACAAAGTCAGCTCCAGGttcttcagaagaagcTGCCATTCAAGAGATGTTTCAAGTTTCGAGCGATCAATGGCGTGAGACGCAGGATAAAATGGCATCTGCTACTCCAATTTACAAACCTAATCAAAGACGGATTGCTGCGTCCGTTCCCGACAAGCCTCCTCCACCTGGCTATATTTGTTATAGATGCGGCCTAAAAGGCCATTGGATTCAGGCCTGTCCTACAAATGCCGATCCAAACTATGACGGCAAACCGAGAGTGAAGAGAACAACTGGTATCCCACGTTCGTTCCTTAAAAGCATTGATGCCCCTGCCGAAGGAGATACCGCGAATATTATGATAAACGCAGAAGGTGAATATGTGGTTGCACAACCAGATCAAGCGTCATGGGAGTCCTATCAAGCTCGGAAAGTAGCCTTGACTGCAAACGATGTTTATAAAATGCAGCCCCCCGACTCGTCATTGGCCTGTACCATTTGCAAAAAGCTGGCTAAAAACGCCCTTCGAACTCCTTGTTGTAACCAATTATTTTGCGAGGAGTGTATACAGACCGCTCTTTTAGACACCGATTTTGAATGTCCTCACTGTCATGAAAAGGACGTACTACTAGATTCCTTAAAAGCCGATTACCAGGTTCAACGAAAAATAGAATCCGTTGTTAGATCTGTCCTAGGTACCCataataaagaaagcgGAGATTCCAATGCTAGTGTCGATTCTTCCGGTTCTTCCGTCAatgagaaaagaaagcgtGATGATGAGGATGAAGTTAGCAATCCATCAAAATATAGCGCAAAGTCGTCAGCAAACTATGCAAAGCCATCCGCTCAACCCGCATTTCGACCTGGTATGCCCATGCCTCCTGGTATGCCGCCATTGCCTCATTTGCAGGGTTTCCCAGCACCATTTCCTCCTTTCATGATGCCTGGTTTTCCTCAAATGCCAATGATGAACAGTAACGAAATGAGCAATAACCCATATGGTCCTCAGTCTCGCATGAATTACAAAACACCAAATCGGTCTTCTCATTCCCCTACACCTACAAACTCGACAGTTCAAAATAACTCTTCAACGAACATAGCCTAA
- the nxt3 gene encoding ubiquitin protease cofactor Nxt3 — protein sequence MTAENTTVLEPVVGKDEIGWMFVQEYYTYLNKEPHRLHCFYTKKSTLVHGEEGEAINLCHGQQEIHNKILDLDFQNCKVLISNVDSLASCNGGIVIQVLGEMSNKGKLSRKFAQTFFLAEQPNGYFVLNDIFRFLREDVEDEDVEETEAPEVSHMNSNNAPSFTPQESKDESLPSEPYKSETENPQVPLAAVSTASPEPANVEVPQQPNPEPLPSVASPSPTQAAPVFNKSEAEAAPKQLSPAAPSATARAPKTWANLIARNAPESKSQTAVADSIPSPQRQTSTIKPANVPTTQQPQNEKQLETSVFVKNIPDDVAEDSLKQVLGIFGSVKSVEYARRKGTAYVDFNDHACVQAALTKGSVETENGTLSIEERRRVVPNRLGKSNDRRGGDSYNGGARRQFRNRPGRGGYDGPSKENNATKKQNI from the exons ATGACCGCTGAAAATACCACTGTATTGGAACCCGTAGTAggaaaagatgaaattgGTTGGATGTTTGTTCAAGAATACTATACTTATCTGAATAAGGAACCCCATCGTCTTCAT TGCTTTTATACCAAGAAGTCGACATTGGTTCATGGTGAAGAGGGAGAAGCCATTAATCTTTGTCATGGACAACAG GAGATTCACAACaagattttggatttaGACTTTCAAAACTGTAAGGTCCTTATCTCCAATGTTGACAGCTTAGCTTCTTGCAATGGAGGTATCGTCATCCAGGTTTTGGGAGAAATGTCCAACAAGGGAAAACTCTCCAGAAAATTTGCCCaaaccttctttttggcAGAACAGCCCAATGGCTACTTTGTTTTAAATGATATTTTCCGTTTTTTGCGTGAAGACgttgaagatgaagacgTTGAGGAAACTGAAGCTCCTGAGGTCTCTCACATGAACAGCAACAATGCTCCTTCTTTTACACCTCAAGAAtcaaaagatgaatcaTTGCCTTCCGAACCATATAAATCCGAAACTGAGAATCCTCAAGTTCCTTTGGCTGCTGTTTCGACCGCCTCTCCCGAACCTGCTAATGTAGAAGTTCCTCAACAACCTAACCCCGAACCTTTGCCTTCAGTAGCCTCCCCTTCTCCAACCCAGGCTGCCCCTGTTTTCAATAAATCCGAAGCTGAAGCTGCTCCCAAACAACTTAGTCCTGCTGCACCATCTGCTACCGCCAGGGCTCCAAAAACATGGGCAAATTTGATTGCTCGTAATGCTCCCGAGTCCAAATCTCAAACTGCTGTAGCCGATAGTATACCTTCTCCTCAGCGACAAACTTCGACTATTAAGCCCGCGAATGTGCCGACTACTCAACAACCCCAGAATGAGAAACAGTTGGAAACCTCCGTTTTCGTCAAGAATATCCCAGATGATGTTGCCGAGGACAGTCTGAAACAAGTACTTGGCATTTTCGGTTCCGTCAAGAGTGTTGAATATGCCCGTCGTAAGGGCACAGCTTACGTTGATTTTAACGACCATGCTTGTGTTCAGGCAGCATTGACTAAGGGTTCCGTGGAGACTGAAAATGGCACCTTAAGCATTGAAGAGAGACGCCGCGTGGTACCCAACAGACTAGGTAAATCCAACGATCGTCGGGGTGGTGATAGCTACAATGGTGGAGCTAGACGCCAATTCCGCAACCGCCCTGGTAGAGGTGGCTATGATGgtccttcaaaagaaaacaacgctaccaaaaaacaaaatatttaa
- the utp16 gene encoding U3 snoRNP-associated protein Utp16 translates to MAKLASPNGASALSRVSQNEIKNKNKNSFKAKEIASHQEDPESDSDEAPEEVSVKSSSLEAKEQLRQLHEHERRLRENAKEKRRIANDRNRERNATVQEAQKLDLSILEDAAKEEEAREEEGELDEEDDDMESLKHIPMNNKILFPTEEAPQKKRKNKVVKKGDFRVSVLDTSKKDHLAPGSDARLSQKKRSWLQRQVVPRQNKRRKPLTAGSL, encoded by the exons ATGGCAAAACTTGCATCGCCGAATGGGGCATCCGCTCTATCTCGCGTTAgtcaaaatgaaataaagaataaaaataaaaactcATTTAAAGCCAAGGAGATAGCTTCTCACCAAGAGGATCCTGAATCTGACTCTGATGAAGCACCCGAAGAGGTTTCCGTCAAGAGTAGttctttggaagcaaaGGAGCAGTTGAGACAACTGCATGAACATGAGAGAAG ATTACgagaaaatgcaaaagaaaagcgaaGAATCGCCAACGATAGAAATCGCGAACGAAACGCAACTGTACAAGAAGCACAAAAGCTAGatctttctattttagaGGATGCTGctaaggaagaagaagcaagaGAAGAGGAAGGTGAGTTAGATGAGGAAGATGATGATATGGAAAGCTTGAAGCATATCCCAATGAACAACAagattttgtttccaacTGAGGAGGCTCCTCAAAAAAAGcgcaaaaacaaagttgtAAAGAAGGGTGATTTTAGAGTTTCCGTCTTGGATACCTCCAAGAAGGATCATTTAGCTCCTGGATCCGATGCAAGGTTATCTCAAAAGAAACGTTCTTGGCTTCAGCGTCAAGTCGTTCCCCGTCAAAACAAACGTCGTAAACCTCTTACTGCTGGCTCTTTGTAA